In Oreochromis aureus strain Israel breed Guangdong linkage group 6, ZZ_aureus, whole genome shotgun sequence, the genomic window atataaaattttgtattgttcgatacatatgcgtaccaaaccgaaagcactgtatcgaacggttcaatatcgatacgagtattgttgcacccctagtaTTTGGGCAGTTTTTGAAACTTCTCTGCTGCTGTAAACAGAGCAACTCAGCAAAACTGTTgaaatcacacatacacacagtgaaaaacatttaTGCCCATTTCTGAATAGACTAAGGAACATTTCTTAGTTaatctacatttattttggGTCTTCCTTTCACTGAGAGATTGACAGTCTGTGCTGCCTGTTGACCTTTTGTTGAGGTGGAAGGTTGGACATTTGTGTGTAATAACTCAAACGGCATTTGTAAGCACACTGTAACACTGAGTGCAATTAATGCAAGAGGCACTCAATACTAATTGGGTCTGAGTGCATACCTGTTTGAGCTGGGACATGGTGAGGGTAAAGAGGTTGACAAACTGCTCCTCATACTGGTTGACGCTCACACCAGCAATCTCTGTCAGACATTTCAGAGTCACATTGCGAAACATGGGTACGTTCaagaactgaaaaagaaaacacagcaggtCAGTGCTGACATGCCTACTTAGCAGTCGTACCTATTTTTTATTGCTCCTATAATTTGTGATGAAAGAATGCATTTCTTACATGCATACAAGTTAGCTGGTTAACAGCCTTGACTTAACAACTATGATAGTGACAAAGACTCACATTTAGTCAGCTGTAACCACTTCAGAACGATTTGATGATTTTATGATCATTATCTAGCACCAACTGCTTTATATGCATGTAATAGATGTGACCAATTCCTGACCAAACCAATGACACAACGAGTTCTGGATCAATGGTAATATTTCCACAATATTGTTATGCATCTGTAGGATGAACCACCATAGTTCAGATGGTGGGATCCCTTTGAACTGATTAAGTTGTTAAAATTTAAGGTTAAAACCTTTAAGTTTCTATTTGTAATTGATTCCATGTGCAAATCTGAGCATTTGGTCTTAAGACACTTTGCGTGACAACATTAATTTAACTGGCCTTACCATGCcatgtcagtgtttttcagTATAACCAGACTCACAGACATACTATATCCCGCTGTATTAGAGTTAATTATTTCAAGTTTTTATTTAATGACAGAGTATCATCTGGTTTACCTTGTAGACCAGCGTGCTGATGAGTTTGGTCTCAAAGATGTAACCTAAAGGAATCCAATTCAAGAAGCGGAGTAAAGTCTCCAGGGTAGCGTGGACCAGTGGGGCATTTTGGGAATTTTCCTATGGAGAAGAATTATACACATCAATTTTTGAGGTACTGAGACTTGcacaaaatgttttgaaaaCAACTACgaaaaaaaatttatttgtcTTACCATTACAAACTGGCACAGCTGGAATATTTGGGAGAACTCGTTGCACATGCTGACAGGGAAAAGAGAGCGGAGTGTAAGTAGTCatcatctgatttttttttttttttttagctctcaCCCTTTTCCCCAAGTCTAGCGGAGTCTACCGTGGCACCCAATGAGCCAAATGACCAACAATCTGGCTTTGTGTTGACCAGATTAACAAATGGTAGTAAATTTTACATACTGCTGCAATTAAAGTGGAGTCTCACTCAAGATGTCAGAGTTCACAATCTTCCCAGTCTTCTTCTGGGATAATTGCTACATTTTGTTAACAAAAGGTGCAATCTTACATCTTTACAGCTTTTTTGGGGGAATCATCAGTATACAAATTACAGTATAACCTGGAATGCAGTATGATTGATCGAAATATGCAATGGAAACGCGAGAATGCACAGCATCAAGAAAATATGACATCTCTAACTGTGCCTGATTAGACTGAAAATAAAAGACTCAAAATCAACAATGAACcaatatttctccttttttcagtATTCAGTACTCAAATGTAAGACCTGACGTCCACTATTTGCTCAACATAAGTTATACAGTATATCAGATCAGTTACCTGTCTTTGAGATGCTTGGCCTTCACCTGGGTCATCTGGCCACTGGAGAAGTCAAAAACCTCTTCACTGAGCAGTTTGAGGATGATCATGTTGTTCTGACAGAGGCTCTCGCTGGTCCGACTTGCACCCACAATATCACTTATAAAAGTGGGCCAGTGTTTGGGCCATTCCTGCTTCAGGATCTAAAATTTCAGAAATAGAGCTCATCATCAGCATCATTGCTTTATGTCAAACAATAATAATTTACACTATGTCAAACATTAAATGCCTATTTACCTGTACAAGGATCATGTTGAGTTTTGAAATGTATACCCCCTCTTTctgtaaataaacataaaaatggtTACATGTTATGTTAGCTGTTAACTATTAGCAACTACCCAATAGCCACATTAGCCATTTTTAATCAGTCACGTAACAGCTAGCAGACTatagttagaaaaaaaagattaataatTGGTGTAGGGCTGACTGGGTCATGGATAGAATATTGAGCAGTAACAGACTGGATTACGGACACATGGGAAACTAGATGAGTTGCTGGCTGTGCAGAGCAGCAGGGGAACTGTAGCTGAACAGAGGAGAGTGCAGAATGTGACAAACTACTCTGCGCAATTTTTGGAGGTGAAGTGAAGAGCTGCAGAGTGAGGCAGGACACAGTGAACACTGGATGAGCAATATGTTGCAGATCCAGTGAAGAGAAGGAAGATGTGTACAAGATTATACACTTTTCTACTTTTGGAATCATTTATCCATGTGTTAATTATGTAtttcttattttgttgttgCCAGCCATAGCTTCAGTTTTAAAGTGCAACCAATCAGTGAGTGATTGGTTCAATCTGCTTCACAGTgaacagtcttgtttttttatcGTCTTTGTATTagcataaatacattattatttgtagtttttctaTAATCCTCTTTGTCTTCAGTGATTAAAAAACATATCTTGATATGTTAGGTTATTGTGCAGTTGTACCATTTATCTATTGATacgttttaaaatatattttatcttcAGTCTATAATGAAATCTAAATCATTTGTAAAATTAACGTGTCAAGTTTTTCAAGAAATGATGTCTTTGCCATTACTTCTGTTGTGGTCAAACTTCCCTGTAGCATCAAAAGTTGTGTCAAGTATTCTCCTGAATATTAGAACAGAGTTTGAAATTCTAATATTGAgactagagcagggcgatatgaccaaaaatatttatcatgatatacatttgaaaatttgcgataacgatataactgacgatataattgacactagacaaaatactttacaactccacaactttattagtgcaaaaaaccccatcaatgtattttcacttaaacaagcagctgttttttatgtgcattaaagttatataaaaatgtaacagtgcaaattccttgctgacagtttaaccaaaaggcatttccagtggaaattggccgacatatcctcagcataaccatgtataatatccacaaaacttaaaaagaggttatacacacacaatatggtaatattatgttgaagcacagtacgtatcactccgcgaggcgcctgcctacgatagccgtaatgctccgacaatccatcaagcggtgcggcttcatagcttagcaaagtcgcactaaaacatttgacagattttcgagcgccgtgtaccacgtaaaatcgtttcgaggtcagtaaacacaaccagaattcatacataaggcacacgggattataagggggactgtcgattttcagaaaaatcaatggattgattttaagtgtgccgtattttccaaacaacactgtaataacgacggcctgctagcatgctctaccaaaaatagtgctttgttgtgtgtctgacggaagaaagctaaaccagttccacaccactgaaattgcagcatttttacaaaccaattctggttcatccgtttcatttaacgatccccttttgctcttctcattctgcgtcgccgccatgtgcgtatgtaaacataggcactgcgcatgcgcgttttacccatattctatcacgatatttcattttcctatcgttgcccaaaattacaccggtattaccgtgaacggtatgatatggcccagccctaattGAGACAACCCTACAATGACACGAGTATGTTTAAGTGCACCATATCACACAGGACACCTTACCTCCATGTTTGCAGGATCAGAAGAAGTCTTGATAATCAGTCCAACAACATACTTCTTGATTCctgaaaacacagacatgtgTTGTTCAGAGAAAACTGATAACACCTTTCAGACAAATAACATATCTGAGgaagaaaacacacagataTCCTGATTAATGTCATTAGGGTGATTTTTACCTTCACACTGATTTCTTGGAAGAATCTTCCAGCGTGTTTTGATGACTGTCTCCAGAATCTGAAGAGCATAATACTAtttgggaggggaaaaaagaaaaaaaagaaagaaaagaaaagatgagtTAGAGCTCTGAAAAAGACTCAATCCTTTCATCAAGATTTAACAAGCAAAAACACAAGAGCTAACCTCAGTAGAGTCTTTGCACTGTCATGTCTCCAAAATTGATGACCCATGGTCTTTAGACATAGATATTAGTGGGGCTGTCAACGAATATTCTAAATTCAATTATGTAATGGAATTCACAAAGTAATTAGACATTTAATTGTGCAAATTATTTGACTGTGGAAGGAGAACGCAGTCAGGGCTGCGAAGGTGCAGCTCTGGCTGTGTCAGAGTTTAGATACACAGCTACTAGTGCGAGTGAGAAGTGGCCTAATGTAATTAGTAAACATAAGTGGATAAATATCAGCTACCAAAGATAAACACTATTAAGTCATAATATGCTTAATAGAAAAACCTTTAGCTTAAATGAATCTTTCaagatatttatatatgtgtattaaCATAGTTATCACTAACAGGATAGGGCCCAATTTAGACTTTTTCGGTGCATCCTACAACATAACCTACATAAGTGGCCAATTGTGCATGGTATAATATGTGTTAATTATCATATGGTTATATCCTGCTGTTTTATATATGGTGCTagtagataaaaacaaaaagctgggatttCCCCCCTCATCATTTTAAAGTCCTTATTGATGCTTTGATTAATAATCCTTATATTGAGATGAGGACTGCTCTCTCATTGATAAACTCAAAAACTGCGatgaagaagttcaaaggaatTCACATGGtgaatcaatggtactgaaCAGGCCTTTCACAATAGCTGTGGGCTGCATTAATGCAACTTGTACTTACATCTTTAGGGAGATGCATTTCAGGTTACATTGTAAAGTTTAAGAGATATTTGTGCACATGACAGACTTTCCACTTAAGCTTTAATCCCCAGTTAGTTTAGATGTAGTGGTTCgtttttaaaatacacaaagTTAGCTCAAACTTGGTTTCGCCTTTAATTTTTTGAAAAGCACCACGTGGTAATGACTGCAGAGAATTCACAAGCTAATTCTGCAGCAGAGTGACTTTATACCCACACTCTTCAGGGAAATTTCTGATTTTGGTCAACTGCTTGCAAAAACGTGGAACCTTAAATTTGCTGACTGAATCCTGATTTGGCTATTAAGAAAAGCTTCAAGCAGCACCGGTCCCTGAAGGTTTGATTATGTCCTGTTATATGTTCAAAAAGATCATTGCTGTTCAGCACATTCAATTTTTATTCTATATAACTTATATAACTATATAACTAATAATTTTATTTGGTTATTTTGTAATGTGCATTTATGTAACTTTCTGTTTACATACATATAACAGAATGTATGTCTCTCACTGTACTACTTTGCCTTTTTCTGAGTGTGCAATATTCAAATAGTTggaatgtgtgtgtctctctcttttttcttttaaaacaataATCATACATGACCATTGTTCAGTGTTGACGGGTAAAAAACTAATTGTAGACTTCAGCCGCATCTTTAGTCACTGTTCTTACACAAAATATATACAAGTGGGGAATTGGCATTGTTATATTAATTGAACTGTTATAAATGGACACATTAACCTTCAACACTTGCACCTCTCAAGCCCTACAAGTTAAGCATTTAACTCTCTTGcaacagcagctgtgtgtgcCTTAGACCAAAGACAAATACGTGTGCATACTAAGCACAGTCTCAGAGCCATTATATGCATGAATGGAGACAGTAGCAATGCCAAAAGAAGCCCAAAACAAACATTCTGACAGCACTGACAACTGAGGATAGCATCACAAGAGTCTTTAAATGTGTGATCTAGTAAAAAAAGGCACAGCATGTAAGGCTGTCAAAAACTACTTATTTAAAGACAGTGAAGCATGACCCATTGACTGTACAAGATATCCAGTAAACACTAGGTCAATCATAATGATTTCTCACACCTCACCTCCCTGAAAGCCTAAGTCTTATGTGGATAAAGCAATAAGCTTCAGCTCACATTAATACACTGGTCCTCAGCAGTGTAATAATGTAGCTCATCTAAGGCCCCAGCATTCCTTAATACATGCTTGTTATGCTCACACCTTAGTTTTCATGTTCTGAGAGAACTCCAGGATGGTGTCGACTCTCGTCCATGCATCAGGGTGGTCCTTCAAGTTTGTGAGCACTTCCTGGGCTACTCGTTGCTAGAAAAGAGTAACATAGTAGCAGTGGGTTTAGAGCAACTTAAAGTATACTTCAATTTAACATACACTTAAATTGTAATTACACAACTGTATTTGCTACAGGACAAGCTCCCAACCCCATTAGGGACTTGAAAGAGGAATGCTTTGACTGAAGGtgaaacacataaaacacaccTGGGATCCAATGTCATGATACATGGAGTTGACAACATTGTCCAACAGATTTATGTCCAATTTCTGGCTGAAGTCCAGCAGTTGTCTGGCTGGGTGATCTGCCAACATTGTCATTTCTGCTGGCATAGAGATTCTGACAGGGGAAACGAAGAAACGGAAACCTTAACCCCAACAGCATCCCTTTGGGGAAAAGTAACAAAAGAACTACCAAACACAAAAGAACTGCATTTGTGATTAAAATCTGCAGTACAAGTGCTAAAAACGAAGCCTTTTAGTGTTGAAAATTTACACTGTAAATACTAACACATACTAGGTAAGTGGAACGTAAAAAAAATGGAATCGACAACCGATATTCTGGAGAAAAAATAAGTCAGAAACAGGTTATTCCGGTTTTGCCAGCCCCTCGTGGTAAAGTTATGACAGTCACTGAAACAAACCATAAACTGGCGAAACACGAAACAGCGCCGCCAACACGCAAATACTGCATTCAACACACGTCCACTCAGATCTGTTTGCCACTATTCGGCACAATTAAAGGTACCAGTTCACAAAGTACAATAACTTGTATGACGTCTGAGTTCTATAACCGGTTATTATTACTAATGGTGGTTAGTTTCAAAACCGATAAACACTGACGTTAGCCTTAATAAGATAATGGTGATCATGCGCGACTTACCTGATAGTTGGTGTCCGCTCGTCGAAAACTAGTGATGGTTTTAATAACGTGAGCTGTAGCAGAAGACCTAAATGTGAAACCGCTAAATACGCTACAAACTAATTCGCAGCGTTATCTCATGGCACACGTTTACGTTACGCTGCCCTTAAAAGTCGTTAGCCAAAAGCTAATAGTAGCTTTCCTCGATTACACCAACAGTCGTAATTTAAAAATGCTGTTAAGCTGGATATTCATCGATTTTTTTTAGCGATATATTAAAGAATAGCCGACGTTTCTTATCTTTAGCCACTCTGAAACATAATTGGTAGGCTACCAGTTACATCCGACCAAGCTAATAGCAACTTAGCGTGCTAATGGAAAAGTCAATGATTTAGGTCCGCTGGCTAATGTAACATCAAGCTAAGCTAACACCAGAGTTTCACGTAGTCAGACTTGGAGTCGTATTCCGGGTCACAAAGTAAAATAATCTCGTTTTATTTCTGGTTCTGTTCGCACACACTGTTGGGAAGCAAAGATGTTTAAGTGCGTGCAAGTGTGCTCTTCCTCTAAGCTCACGCTTCCAACCACGGACCGGTTAAAACCGGTTGAGACCGGGATATTCATTCTCGGTGTTTCGACCCGCCGAGCGCCGCGTAAAATTTGGACTAAGTACCCGCCTACTGAGCATCTAATTGGTTCAGCCATTGATTTCGTCACGCTTATCATGGGCTGTTTGAAGCTGTCAATCTGGCTCATCTCCCTCCCCCTGTTTATCTTCCACTCTGACCTCTGCCAAAGGCCCAAAGCAACaaataatgaattacttaaatgcTTAACCAAATTACACCATTTTTAGTTCTTAAATGAGTGGCTTGCCCAAAGCAACaaataatgaattacttaaatgcTTAACCAAATTACACCATTTTTAGTTCTTAAAtgagtggcttttttttttctacacgaGTCGTTGTGATATAACCGAGACCATGTGTCCAGGAATGCCAGTCAATGAAATATTTCACATAACTAGAAATCTTTTATTCTAAGCCAATACAAAAAGGACAGCTATTGATTAATTAAGATTTTTATATAACACATTTTGACGTGCTAAAAGAAGACATGCACATTTAACAATTAAATAATATAACTATCTGAGAATGTACTCTAAACATTCAAGTTACATTTTgctgtttctttattttcagtgaTAGTTTGATTTAGTTGAATTTAGACACTGCTTAAAAAGTGGGAAAATGTTAAGAACTAAAGCAGTACATCACAACAACAAATATGAACTATTAGCCCTAATTCAGGACGCATTCTGATCATGGAGTGCTAGAAAAGAGCAGTGAAACACAAGGTTCTCCTAACAGGGCAAGTCAAAGTGTGTGTTGTGACAGTGGCTTGTGGCTGTGTCTGAAGTTACTTCCTCACGCATGAAATTTCGGTTACTGTTATGCTTTCTAGTAAGTAAAATAAAGGCTTTATCTTAAATGTACTGTAATGAAATCACATAATGCAATCATTCACATCTGTCACAGCCATGACACAAAAATGATAGAAAACTAGAAAAAATAGTGAGTTGGTAAACAAAAGCCAGCCTGTTTCATCCCTTGAAAGTCCTATAATAAAGAAACATTAACTTTTCACAATTTGGTCAGGTTTCTCTCTCAGAGAAAGAACACATGATGATATTTAAAAGATCAGTCCTCTGCCTCCTGTTCCTTAGTGTCAGCAGCATGTTCAGTGTCTTCTGAGTAATTCTCGTGATCATCTGAGTATTGGTAACTTTCATCAGAATAATGGCAATCATCCCCAAGACAATGCTCCTCTGTGTGGTGACTGTCTTGGTAATTTGACAAGACCTCGTCACTCTCCTCGTCTGCTCTTCCTCCCTCCTTCTTGGCTGGATCATCCACATCATCATCCAGGAAGACTTTCCTATAGTGAACTGGTTCATAACCCAGGTCTGCTTCCTCAAGGTCACTAATTATTAAAAGAACATAATGAGCAGTGTACCAACCACTTATTAACAGAAATATTTTCACAATTAGGCAAAAATATAGAATACTGAGTTTAGTAAGTTTGTAAGCGTCACAGATTTACCTCTGCTTGCTCTCAGTGGATGGAGACAATTTGGGTGAAGATCCTAATTTGCCTGCTTTACTGCTGATAAACTCCTCTGTCAAATCACATCCATGCAGGGTGTTGGTGTAGTGTTTATCTGCAGCCTGTTTGGCATTCCTCTGTTACAGCAGGACAAATTCAAACTATTAGAATAATTAAAGATGTACTGCAAAGAAGGAACATGTTCTACTTAAAGAACATATTACATTTAATTACTTAAGAAGTCATGAATAATAGTAATGAAAGCAATATAAGATATGGCAATCACAATTTTTATAAATATCATAAAATCATGATAAATTATGATATTTATGATATAACTCTGTAATAATCAATAGTCATATGaacaaaaaatatatgatcATGAAAATATGGTGATGGAATAGGATGATGAATAGGTTGTTTGAGATAGAAATTCAAATTGTggaataattcatatttttctgctgctgtcattTTAAGCAAAAAGTTTACTTTTTTGACAAAAAATGCCACCTTGGCAGGACCCTGTTTTTGGGtacctgtgtatgtgtgtgtgttaaaatgtgttaaaccaggCCGGGTTTAACCTGATCCCTGTAAAACAGCTGTTTCACGCTTGTTCAACTCCAGCGACTTTGAGTGGCCAGAAGTTCTCGCCTGCCTGACTTTCACCTACCGGAAATAGCCCCCTGACTGTAACCCCCAGCCCTGATCTTGAACTCCTCCCAGACCCATCAATAAAGTCGTTTCAGAGAGGCAGGCTCTCGCTTCAGCCGCTAAGAAGCGAGAGCCTTCTTAGTGGCTGACTAATGAGCTGAATTTATAGCTGAATTTATGGCCTTCTGACGAGTTAAGTATGCAGAGTTTTTGAAATCAACCAAGACAGCTTTGCAGACTTTGGAGAAATACACAAATCCTTACCAGCTGCTCCACAACTCAGTGTTGCTGGTCCCCTCACCACATTCAGGCGTATTCCCACTTAAAACATTGctctttcagatttttttatgaGATGCCAAAGAGCCATTTTTAACCTCCAGTAAAGAAGACTTTGCATTTATTTGGTCCCCCAAATAAGGGTCCAAGGTGGCATTTTTTGTCAAAAAAGTTTTggtttaaaatgatagcagcaaaaaaatatgaatgatTCCACAGTTTGAATTTCTATCTTAAACAACCTATTCATCATCCTATTCCATCACCATATTTTCATGATCATAAATTTTTTGTTCAAATGATTATTGATTATTACCGGGTTATGaaatatcataattttatgaTAGTCATAAAAATTATGACTGCCATTACTTCTTTTATTACTTCCTAACTCATAAATCGTGGACATAAATCACTGATTTGACATAAAGTACCAAAACCAGCAAAGacagggggagagagagagaaagtatcATAGTGATTGTCAGAGTGtgatattattttgttgttggatacaatgtttgtgtgtgattaTCAGTAGAATGAAGGAGTGAGGAGAATGGAGGGATAGAGAGAGCGAGAGGACACACGGATTCTACAAGAGTGTGATGAGATacgataagataagataagataagataagataagataagataagataagataagataagataagataagataagataaagacTTCATTTACCCGACGGGAAATTCTTTTGTGAAGTTAGCTGGAAAAACAATAGTTATATTTCACCCAAAAAATTGAAATGCATTTAATGGATGCTTTGTGTGCTTTCCAGCAAGAAAAGATTTCTGCTAACATTTTGCATATGTGGTAGTGGTTACACAATCACCTGTGCAACTTGCTCCAACAACAGTGGCCTTCCCTTCACTCTCTCCTGCATTTCTTTGATCTCCTGCTTGTATTCCTTCCTGCGCTGAAGATCCTGTCTCCTATAAACATAAAAGTGCAGTGGATCATCTTTCTCATTAAAGaacatgggggaaaaaaagtgcatttCCTTAATTAAAGACAAATATAAAACTCAATTTGAATGTACTGCATGACCATAGGAACTTGCAAGCGTTTCTTGCAAAAACATGCTCAGCAAAGCTTAGAGTGAAAGTAGCGCTGTTTTCAGCATACCTGAACTCTTTGAGCTTGTTTGGATGGGTCTGAGAAAGAGCTAGGTGGGGGTCATTGGCCTGAGCACGTTTCAGAACTAGCCCCTGCAGCCTCTTCTCCCTTTGCCTCTGCCTTTCCCTCCaccgctcctcctcctcctcagcgtTCTTCCTCTGCTGCAGCACCTTCCTATTCAGGTAGAAAATTTGGTCATGGATGTAGGAATGTTTACAGGTGATGCAGGTAATTAAGCTTATGGGTGCAAAAACAAGCTATATAAGTGTGTTTGGTTATAAGGGTTGCAGTGGAAGCTGGGAGGAGCCCTTCTTTTTAATCACGGAAGACAACTGGTGAGGTCTTTGTCTAAATGGGACAATTCACTGTCTCTACTAAAATGATGGAAGCTTTTGGTGCCCTAAGGTGGTACCTCACGGCCTCATGGCGCTTTTTTGTGGCATCTGTTACTTTGGCAGGGAGGACCTCCAGGCTACCTGAGAGGGATGAACAGAGGCTTGAGTTTGGCGTCCGGGTTGGCCCAGGGCTGATGTATGGCCAGCGCAGTGTTCGAGGGCTAGTCTGTTCCTTCTCAATATCAGTCAGGATCCGTTCCCGGTGTGAGGATATCTGCGATGTCCTCAGCTCAAATGATTCACACACAGTCGTAGGCTTTATCTCTTTTCGTTTCTCCAGATGCTTCTGGAAGCGCCTATAACTGGCATTGAAATCTGGTACCTCTTTGTTTATCTTCGGCCTGTGTGAAAAGCCGTCACCCCCCCCGACTCCAGCTTTGATATCTTCACGATTCTTCCGTTCACTGAGCCGTCGTGTGAGCATGCTCGGAGGCATGGAAGCATTGTGAAGCATCTCCTGAGCCCTCATCTGTATCTTGATAGACCGATACAGCTGCTCCTCTTTCATCTGCTCCCCTGATGCTGCTATGTAGACAGACTTTGGTACAGGCTTGGCCTTGAAGGGTTTCACTTTCTCCTGATCAGATGGTTGCAGGTGACGTAGTTGTCTCTGCTCCTTCTTTAGCCGCTCCCGCTCTAGGAAGCTGAATGGCTTCTGTATGGTCCGGAGATGCTGCTC contains:
- the fam161a gene encoding protein FAM161A, giving the protein MANAHRKNVLVTSCLKTPVDPHTKAPLASYERERVLPCTVTGHVDNRDYEKEMEYEDSGSDYCDEDCTGKGGPFLINNYRAAGDRLDLSQIFFSNEEYYSKLEELKKAHLHTMAELESMYRQKLQLNSMEPLDMTVMDGSHRLPWVNATATASHCHLRKSHSAVELRWVSGHSDSSDEDQTASNNVEKGLLFSPKEHIKNMWKDFKLSPYHAHLSSSSLRSLTSDQNKPQKRTGHKKQRNKDGEREHRKDRVTVPKPFQMTLREAERRKRGIKTRSEIEVENIELLRQLEELAECQRKFRASPVPAHIHLPLYDELQERNEKRRQAMREREEQHLRTIQKPFSFLERERLKKEQRQLRHLQPSDQEKVKPFKAKPVPKSVYIAASGEQMKEEQLYRSIKIQMRAQEMLHNASMPPSMLTRRLSERKNREDIKAGVGGGDGFSHRPKINKEVPDFNASYRRFQKHLEKRKEIKPTTVCESFELRTSQISSHRERILTDIEKEQTSPRTLRWPYISPGPTRTPNSSLCSSLSGSLEVLPAKVTDATKKRHEAVRKVLQQRKNAEEEEERWRERQRQREKRLQGLVLKRAQANDPHLALSQTHPNKLKEFRRQDLQRRKEYKQEIKEMQERVKGRPLLLEQVAQRNAKQAADKHYTNTLHGCDLTEEFISSKAGKLGSSPKLSPSTESKQSDLEEADLGYEPVHYRKVFLDDDVDDPAKKEGGRADEESDEVLSNYQDSHHTEEHCLGDDCHYSDESYQYSDDHENYSEDTEHAADTKEQEAED